A single genomic interval of Monodelphis domestica isolate mMonDom1 chromosome X, mMonDom1.pri, whole genome shotgun sequence harbors:
- the LOC130456187 gene encoding LOW QUALITY PROTEIN: fizzy-related protein homolog (The sequence of the model RefSeq protein was modified relative to this genomic sequence to represent the inferred CDS: inserted 1 base in 1 codon; substituted 1 base at 1 genomic stop codon) — protein sequence MSWSLALPPTAQVPSASKYGDRYIPSRAAANWDVHFHSLGEKQKLRGPGAAGGRGQSVYSALLKNELLGAGIQKAQDAKADWGRSLQPCPPPPSRRNLFTYSASTSPWSPESGSEMSAYALSPVSKRSQTLLTSLQREARNIAQSPFKILEAPDLRDDFYLNLLDWSRSNVIIVGLGNRAYLWSATTCQVTKLCDLAGDRDSVTSVSWSERGKFVAVGTHRGLVQIWDVVAQKRVSVLGGHTGRVGALAWSADQISSGSRDTRILQRDLRASPLQSQRWLRSHRQEVCGLKWSPDRQLLASGGGDNRLLLWSRPAXKPVQQYVQLGAAVKAIAWSPHQRGLLASGGGSSDSSLCFWNTLTGQPLQRLDTGSQVCNXAWSKHSKELVSTHGYSENQIVVWKYPTLAQVAKLTGHTYRVLYLSMSPDGQTIVTGAGDETLRFWNVFPRGCAPWASGSALDLFTRIR from the exons ATGAGCTGGAGCCTGGCGCTGCCGCCCACTGCTCAGGTGCCCTCTGCCAGCAAATACGGAGACCGCTACATTCCCTCCCGGGCGGCGGCCAACTGGGACGTGCACTTCCACAGCCTAGGTGAGAAGCAGAAGCTCAGAGGGCCCGGTGCAGCCGGCGGCAGAGGGCAGAGCGTCTACTCTGCCCTGCTGAAGAACGAGCTGCTGGGCGCCGGCATCCAGAAGGCGCAGGATGCCAAGGCCGACTGGGGTCGGAGCCTGCAGCCCTGCCCGCCTCCGCCGAGCCGAAGGAACCTGTTCACCTACTCGGCCAGCACGAGCCCCTGGAGCCCCGAGAGCGGCAGCGAGATGTCAGCCTACGCTTTGTCACCTGTCAGCAAGAGAAGTCAGACGTTACTAACATCGCTGCAGAGAGAGGCCAGAAACATCGCCCAGAGCCCCTTCAAAATCCTCGAGGCCCCCGACCTCCGCGATGACTTCTACCTGAACCTGCTGGATTGGTCTCGCTCCAACGTCATCATCGTGGGCCTGGGCAACCGCGCTTACCTGTGGAGTGCCACTACGTGCCAGGTGACCAAACTGTGCGACCTGGCCGGGGACAGGGACTCGGTGACGTCGGTGAGCTGGTCGGAGCGCGGTAAGTTCGTGGCGGTGGGCACCCACAGGGGCTTGGTGCAGATCTGGGACGTGGTGGCGCAGAAGAGGGTGTCCGTGCTGGGGGGCCACACGGGCAGGGTCGGGGCGCTGGCCTGGAGCGCCGACCAGATCTCCTCGGGGAGCAGAGACACGCGCATCCTGCAGCGAGACTTGCGGGCCTCCCCCCTGCAGTCGCAGCGCTGGCTGCGCAGCCACAGGCAGGAGGTGTGCGGCCTCAAGTGGTCCCCGGACCGCCAGCTGCTGGCCTCGGGGGGCGGCGACAACAGGCTGCTGCTCTGGAGTCGGCCAGCCTGAAAGCCCGTGCAGCAGTACGTCCAGCTCGGGGCGGCCGTGAAGGCCATCGCCTGGTCTCCCCACCAGCGCGGCCTCCTGGCCTCGGGGGGCGGCTCATCGGACAGCAGCCTGTGCTTCTGGAACACGCTGACCGGGCAGCCCCTGCAGCGCCTCGACACGGGCTCGCAGGTGTGCA CTGCCTGGTCCAAGCACAGCAAGGAGCTCGTCAGCACCCACGGCTACTCGGAGAACCAGATCGTCGTCTGGAAGTACCCGACCCTGGCGCAGGTGGCCAAGCTCACGGGCCACACCTACCGGGTCCTGTATCTCTCCATGTCTCCCGACGGCCAAACCATCGTGACGGGCGCGGGCGACGAGACCCTGAGGTTCTGGAACGTCTTCCCCAGAGGCTGCGCGCCCTGGGCCTCGGGCTCGGCGCTCGATCTCTTTACCAGGATCCGCTGA